In Paralcaligenes sp. KSB-10, the following are encoded in one genomic region:
- a CDS encoding pseudouridine synthase, producing MNQDNAFVSDKPESDHPAEANANSVPDGASEAKSAAPRGRGRKLRTPFRRRRGDATAENSDARPEVEASAANNSDAPVEPRTPRARKPRAEPRKKAEAKPHVENPGNEKEAEQALAYLDKTEKMDQRLSKYLNSDAVTPKLHKVLADAGVGSRREMEELIVAGRVSVNGEPAHIGQRVGANDQVRVNGRPVTRPNAKKPPRIILYHKPAGEIVSHDDPNGRATVFARLPKMRVGKWLSVGRLDLNTEGLLILTTSGDLANRLMHPRYGAEREYAVRVLGELGEEQQANLVKGIELDDGMAQFGALEYLGGEGSNRWYRATLNEGRNREVRRMFEAAGVTVSRLIRTRFGEVVLPRNLRRGRWEELDSTLVTALMVQLGLLRDDDSDGPGARGEHRHRQPDSHDSALPPGFGTMERNGLNGAKVSRRGKLSGGRTGKGVANESYPSDPYGTGLMFSGGLANGHPDGSKPAGEGGRRKGGGRTRGPRPDGEQSGNRKAQGPRAAKTGARPGKRAAEPGKRTGNPKAGKPRPGNSGGPAAKSASNRGDDWQPRSASAHESHLGVMGGRGRNFRP from the coding sequence ATGAATCAAGACAACGCATTTGTGAGCGATAAGCCCGAATCCGACCATCCTGCCGAGGCGAATGCAAATTCGGTGCCTGATGGCGCGTCCGAGGCAAAGTCAGCCGCTCCGCGCGGGCGTGGCCGCAAACTCAGGACACCATTTAGGCGCCGCAGAGGTGATGCGACGGCAGAGAATTCCGACGCCAGGCCAGAGGTCGAAGCCTCGGCTGCGAACAATTCAGATGCGCCTGTGGAGCCGCGTACTCCTCGCGCTCGCAAGCCCCGGGCCGAACCCAGGAAGAAAGCCGAAGCCAAACCGCATGTCGAAAATCCGGGTAATGAAAAAGAAGCCGAACAGGCGCTCGCCTATCTGGACAAGACAGAAAAAATGGATCAGCGCCTGAGCAAATACCTGAATAGCGATGCGGTTACTCCAAAATTGCACAAGGTGCTTGCCGATGCGGGCGTGGGTTCGCGCCGCGAAATGGAAGAGCTGATCGTTGCGGGCCGTGTCTCGGTCAATGGCGAGCCGGCTCATATAGGTCAGCGAGTCGGGGCCAACGATCAGGTACGGGTCAATGGCCGTCCCGTGACTCGTCCCAACGCGAAAAAGCCGCCGCGCATCATTCTGTACCACAAGCCCGCCGGTGAAATCGTGAGCCACGACGATCCTAATGGCCGTGCCACTGTGTTCGCCCGTCTGCCCAAGATGCGCGTGGGCAAATGGCTGTCGGTAGGACGCCTCGACCTGAATACCGAAGGCCTCCTGATCCTGACGACTTCGGGCGATCTGGCCAATCGTTTGATGCACCCCCGTTACGGCGCCGAGCGCGAATACGCGGTCCGGGTGCTGGGCGAACTCGGCGAGGAACAGCAAGCCAACCTGGTCAAGGGCATAGAGCTCGACGACGGGATGGCCCAGTTCGGGGCGCTCGAATATCTGGGCGGAGAAGGCAGCAATCGTTGGTATCGCGCCACCCTGAACGAAGGGCGCAATCGCGAGGTGCGCCGAATGTTCGAGGCCGCGGGCGTTACCGTCAGCCGATTGATCCGGACCCGCTTTGGCGAAGTTGTCCTGCCCCGCAATTTGCGGCGCGGGCGCTGGGAAGAACTCGACAGCACGCTGGTCACTGCCTTGATGGTGCAGCTAGGCCTGTTGCGCGACGACGACTCCGATGGTCCGGGAGCGCGTGGCGAACATCGTCACCGTCAGCCGGATTCGCACGATAGCGCCTTGCCTCCGGGCTTTGGAACGATGGAGCGCAATGGCCTCAATGGCGCCAAGGTAAGCCGCCGTGGCAAGCTTTCGGGGGGCCGGACAGGCAAAGGCGTGGCCAATGAGTCCTATCCTTCGGATCCCTACGGGACCGGCCTGATGTTCAGCGGCGGCCTGGCCAATGGCCATCCGGATGGCAGCAAGCCGGCGGGCGAAGGCGGGCGGCGCAAGGGGGGCGGCCGTACACGCGGGCCGCGGCCCGATGGCGAGCAGTCCGGCAATCGCAAAGCCCAGGGCCCTCGTGCGGCGAAGACTGGAGCGCGTCCGGGCAAGCGTGCCGCGGAGCCGGGAAAACGAACTGGCAACCCCAAGGCAGGCAAACCCCGGCCCGGTAATTCCGGCGGCCCTGCGGCTAAATCCGCGTCGAATCGCGGCGACGACTGGCAGCCTCGCAGTGCGTCGGCGCATGAGTCGCATCTGGGGGTGATGGGAGGGCGGGGGCGGAATTTCCGTCCCTGA